TTAACAAATattatgaatcaatttatttcatgataaataaatgattttgaatatattcttattaaaattattgtttgaaataatcaattaatgcaaaatatttttattgtcaacAACAATACATgtctaattattttctttaacaaaaacaataatttctatttatttattttttaaaatgatatagacgattattttgatgaaaatactatttaaattataatttttggcGATGTCTTTTAGacttgccatttttttttttttcggttctactctatgcctactctacactcaccctcagacttttgccctgcctcttgcagggcgtggaaGTCGAAATCCACTCCTAAAATTTACTCGTCCCCACCCCCATTCTCCCTTGAGAAAgtggatttgaacccctcacttCCTTCTTCCATGTTAGAAGGGTGGTTACAAGGCGAATCTTGATGGTTGACTTGCCATAATTGACAAGTACATGTTTGACTGCTCAGTACCTTGCAAGTAATCAAAGTACGTGCTAGCCCCCTATTCTATTGGCTTTCTATTAAGGACCACTTATCTCACTGGTCGCTCAAAGCTCTAGGAAAGGACTTGCATCCAcgtgtaatttttatttattacatctgctaatttataaatattatattatatataatatttgctCAAATCTCAATGTGAAATAATTGGCACCCAACTTTTCACTTCACCACTCATATTAAGGCACCGGTCGCCCGACGGCCTCTTTCCATCTCGATTATTCAGAAGCCAAAAGATACAACCTACCTTCACAGACGTTTATGTTTTATcttaaatcaattcatttattcCTCGAGAAATATCTTTCTATTCTACATGACCTTTAGCAATGAAATCGAGGAAAACGAGACATTTGTGGAGCAACTCGTCGGTTGGCTAGGTCTTATTAGAGAATTTGGATTCTCCAATGGATAAAGAGAATGTGTAAATATGATAGATTAAACCcatgaagagagaaaataacaagacgacttaaaaaattaaaataagggtaatttttttttgtctcggtCGAACATGGTACTTGAATAGATCtatcttgatgaatgaaagcgTGCAAAGAAGGAATTGTATGCTACTTTCTATATGATTATTCTTCTTTCTGTCATGTAGAGAACccttaaaaattataatatcgTGTTTTCTTATGATGACGTCATAATCTCGACTTTTACCTCCTTTCTTTGCTATTGAAATCTTTCCGCATGAGGCAACCTCCTAACCTCTTTTTTGACCATTTGATCTTACGAACATTAAATCTTCCTCTTTCAGGGTAGAGGAAACGTCCATCGTCATGACCTGAATCCCATATTGTTTAAGCAAAACTGCAATGATTCTGTTTTTCCTattcagaaaaaagaagatCTCAAATGCATAAATTAACCACCGGAATCTACTAAAGTCAAAAGGGCAAAATGCTAATAGGGGTAAGTCTAACTTCAAGGGGCAAATCAATACTTTAAAAGGAAACCAAGAGTAAAAACGGTGGATTAAATCCAGGTCAAGCCACAGCATATTCAAAAGTCAAAATTCCTGTTGGATTGGACAGGTGACTTCCTGCTCATGATAACTCAAATTGACAAAACCGCCTCAACCCTCTTTTTCCATAAATTCCTACTGACCCGAGAAATTATTGACCAACATATCatccatgtttaaaatgaaatCGATGCGTTggatattataataatattcatGTGAATTTCTCGTGAGATTAGCCGTTTTTATGAGTTTAGATCTAATGTGACGTGTACAAAATGCTTTTATAAAAAAGTCTCTCTTTTGATAAAACCCTAAGGTATTGACGTGCTCCTCTCTGTGACGACTTGCCAAGACATTCACCACCGcctttaatatataaatatcgtcccctccctctccctctccctctccctctcgtgTCCAAgtaaaaggaaaacgaaaagaGACAGAAAACAGAAAAGCGGCGGCGATGGTGGTGGCGAGTCCGAACCCACGACGGGCCGAGAAGATCCAGGCCCTCGAGCTCCCGGCGATCGACCTCTCGCCGTCGGGGAGATCCGCGGCGCCGCGGCTCATCGTGGAGGCCTGCGAGAGGTACGGCTTCTTCAAGGCGGTCAACCACGGCGTCCCCGCCGAGATCGTGTCGAGAATGGACGAGGCGAGCGCCGGCTTCTTCGCGCGGCCCGCCTCCGAGAAGCGGCTCGCCGGGCCCGCCGACCCGTTCGGGTACGGGAGCAAGAGCATCGGGTTCAACGGCGACGTCGGCGAGGTCGAGTACCTCCTCCTCGAGTCCGACCCCGCCTTCGTCTCCCGCAGGTCCGCCAGCATCTCCGACGACCCCACCCGGTTCAGGTACGCTCTCCGGATTATTTTATGCGCAAGAGCAAATGATTAGCGCCACCCACGATCGGTTCTTTACTCATCACGTTGCATGCGTGcgctgttttctttctttcgagcCCCGCCGAACTGTTGCAGAGATCATTGGTTCTTGAAACCAGACATCCATAAAGCAAAACGCGCGAATAGCCATCGAAACAAAGCGAAACGGCTCGAAAGCTCAACGACAACCGCAGTTAGCTCGAATCATTTGCTTCTTAGGTTAGGTTTCGATGCTGTTGATGATTGGTCACCATAGCAGATAGAAGGGTTTTACGTGGGTGGGTCTGCGGTTGGTCCATGTCCAAGGTTTCCTGTTCGAGGATGGTGCAATCTTTCATTCATTCCCATGCATGCTGATCGCTGTactagatagagagagagagagagagagagagtagggagAGATGTATGATCGTGCAGTCGCCTGATCGAATGGAGGGCCATGAACACCGACCTGATGATGCACAGTAGAGATGGTTGGGGACTGATCTTCTTGCTGGTGGTTGGTAGCTCTTGGTCTGGACTGACGGCACAGCTGGGGGGGGTGTGGGGTGGCAAACAGTAGGTAAATGGATAGCCATTACCGACCGGCCATCATCAATCCAGTGCAGTCAAAAGTAACACAGTGTTTACCTAGAGTCTATGACTGGTGATGGTATTAAGATCTCACGTGGTCGAGCTTCAAAGtcaaatagaaaagaattagTTCTTTATTGGTCCATAATTTTGTAgtagttaaataaaaaaagagagataactTCCacttactaatttttttttagcaacaaaaataatcacatttagaaaacatcttttcaaatcgttgatttttttttttggaaaataacatACTTACGagtaagataagataaaatttcGGATGGGTGAAATTATCTCCCACTTAAATTTCGGAGCTTTTTTGGTTTAGATGCGTGCATTATTCTCTATATTTGAATAACATCTTTTGCTTAGAGAAGACCATTTGCAAGCATTTTCGCAATCTAATGGGAGCACAAAGTTTGTATATAACCTTTAGAATCTGATTAGATAACATAGATAAGCCCGGGTAGGTTTAGCAGTTCTCCTACAGGATTGGACAAGCTGTCGGAGTTGACATTTCAGAGGAAGTTTTCTAGGTCGGTTCTAATTTTATTCTTAAGAACCATTAGAATAATTCATTGTTGGAATTCTCAAAATAAGTTCGTTTGAAATTTCTCGTTTCTTTTCGTTTAAGACATTTTCTATCGTCTTAAATTCAATGCTCATAGTTGACTTTCGAGGATCGCCCCCTCCCCCCAACGCCCCCAGTAACTCAAATCTTTTAATtacttaaaaatattaaattgaatcTTTGGAAgctacaaaaattaaaataattctcTAAAATCCGACCGAACTGATCCAACGTGTATATACATGTTATTCTAATATGCTGAGcaaaacatatttatatttaattttagaagaaagagagaggatgcTGGCCACCCTCTCCAGTCTGGATACAGCAAATTAGAAAGGTGccgaaaatagagaaaaattgaaaagaaatgctccgaaaatagggaaaattttgcaaaaaataatatggggagaaaaaaagaaaagacttgtGGTTCAAGGAAAGAGTGAGGTGGTGCAATAAGCAACGAGCAAGAACTGGCCGCTCCCCTCACCTTCTGCAACAAGAAAAAGGGAATGGGAGCGAATGACCTTTCGACCAAAGTCCAATCACATCACCACCCCCAGATGAAATTTCAGcgccaaaaattaaataaaaaataagataaaataataaataaatatataaaaagtgaAGAAGTGACAGGAAACTGAAAACCCCCTCTTCTCCTTCCCTAAAGTGGAGTGTAAAGCGTTTGGTCACTTTTCTAACCAAATGAAGCGACCCCACGAAAGGAGAGAATTTATTAAAATCGTGCCATTTGGAATGATATTTTACCCTAGTTGTAAAAGAATCATGTACATTTTAGAAGGTTCTAaataattttcactaaattagaaaatggaagttgctctaatgtttttgggAGGGAGATAGGGAGGGAGATGGAGAATTTAAATGGAAAGTGCCTGATTCTCAAATTTCTACGCTTTTCTGCACTAAATTGGTAGattttcactcaattttttttttctttctgtaatTTCCAAAAATGGCACAAAAGctgatgatttttattttaaattttttgaagatcTATGGTCAATGTCGGAGACCCAGTGAGGGTTCAATTTATCTACTTTCTGATAAATTTGTtgtactttcttcttttttcttccttcccttTTGGTGACAGCGCTGCTGTGAATGTTTACATAGAAGCAGTCAAGGACCTGGCCTGTGACATATTGGATCTTATGGCCGAGGGCCTGGGGGTCCGGGACACGTCGGTTTTCAGCAGGCTCATCAGGGCCGTCGACGGCGACTCGGTCTTCCGGATCAACCACTACCCCCAGTGCGTGGTCCTTCACGGCGAGGTCGGGTTCGGGGAGCACTCCGACCCTCAAATCCTGACCGTCCTCCGATCCAACAATGTGGGCGGCCTCCAGATCTCACTCGAAGACGGGGTGTGGACCCCGGTGCCCCCAGACCCCGCAGCTTTCTGGATCAATGTGGGCGATCTTTTGCaggtctctctccctctctaaaTATCATCTTATAAAAGTCTAATTCAAGAGCTTTGAAGGATTTGTAGATAAGTAACTCGATTTTCATTTATCCCTGAAAAATGGTAAAAGACCCAAATTTGCACACcatgtaaataaat
The nucleotide sequence above comes from Eucalyptus grandis isolate ANBG69807.140 chromosome 2, ASM1654582v1, whole genome shotgun sequence. Encoded proteins:
- the LOC104434098 gene encoding gibberellin 2-beta-dioxygenase 2; its protein translation is MVVASPNPRRAEKIQALELPAIDLSPSGRSAAPRLIVEACERYGFFKAVNHGVPAEIVSRMDEASAGFFARPASEKRLAGPADPFGYGSKSIGFNGDVGEVEYLLLESDPAFVSRRSASISDDPTRFSAAVNVYIEAVKDLACDILDLMAEGLGVRDTSVFSRLIRAVDGDSVFRINHYPQCVVLHGEVGFGEHSDPQILTVLRSNNVGGLQISLEDGVWTPVPPDPAAFWINVGDLLQAMTNGRFSSVRHRAVTNPFRSRTSIAFFGAPPLDARIAPQRELVTPRRPRLYNPFTWAEYKKAAYSLRLGDKRLDLFKACREDGGIDL